A single genomic interval of Terriglobus albidus harbors:
- a CDS encoding winged helix-turn-helix domain-containing protein, whose translation MTPKQFELLALLLGAKGQTVSNFVLMEQLWSDSKVAKYNLTQAIHRLRLTLGKLPNRGEYIETVRHRGYRISSKALVAPPPRPGQPFERSSWSTNQDAPRSMNAALVRRHREIFVPSSTWSRVVKQIISIVTGFAKGIRRSP comes from the coding sequence ATGACCCCGAAACAGTTTGAGTTGCTTGCGTTGCTCCTTGGGGCAAAGGGACAAACGGTGAGTAACTTCGTCCTGATGGAACAGCTATGGAGTGATTCTAAAGTCGCAAAATACAATCTCACGCAAGCTATCCACCGACTGCGCCTCACTTTGGGTAAGCTGCCTAATCGAGGAGAATATATAGAAACAGTTCGGCATCGCGGTTACCGTATCTCTTCCAAAGCACTTGTAGCGCCGCCGCCTCGTCCCGGTCAGCCATTTGAAAGGTCCTCCTGGTCGACGAATCAAGACGCGCCAAGAAGCATGAATGCTGCGCTGGTCAGGCGGCATCGTGAGATCTTTGTTCCCTCATCGACGTGGTCGAGGGTGGTGAAACAGATTATTTCGATTGTTACAGGCTTTGCAAAGGGTATCAGGAGGAGCCCATGA